Proteins encoded within one genomic window of Puniceicoccus vermicola:
- the xerC gene encoding site-specific tyrosine recombinase XerC, which yields MKGFERARLLRGKRKASGGRPRCGPGPDRSDVRTMASQLERWLEWRLARGYSPRTTRTHGFNMALFLEWARERDLVYPEQITRSILESYQLYLYRYRKADGKPLGAGTQHGRLQLLKTFFSWLCRERLLEANPASELELPRPVSTALPRGLSREEIASLLAVPDIRDPLGVRDRAILETLYATGMRRRELVMLDLGDLDRNEGLIHIRHGKGGKARFVPVGSRAGQWLETYLEGCRERLLGSVGEQALFLTGYGERFSPNSLGNLVRQYLKAAGIDKPGCCHLLRHSCATHMHENGADIRYVQQMLGHAKLDTTQVYTHVTLSALRAVHGKTHPSCGERITGEER from the coding sequence ATGAAAGGCTTCGAACGGGCGCGGTTGCTTCGGGGCAAGCGGAAAGCCTCGGGAGGGCGTCCCCGTTGTGGCCCGGGCCCGGACCGTTCCGACGTCCGGACGATGGCGAGCCAGTTGGAGCGTTGGCTGGAATGGCGACTGGCGCGGGGCTACTCGCCGCGGACGACCCGCACGCACGGCTTCAACATGGCGCTCTTCCTGGAATGGGCGAGGGAGAGGGATCTGGTTTACCCGGAGCAAATCACCCGCTCGATTCTGGAATCGTATCAGCTGTATCTCTACCGCTACCGCAAGGCCGACGGGAAGCCGCTGGGAGCGGGCACCCAGCACGGACGCTTGCAACTGCTCAAGACCTTTTTCTCGTGGCTGTGCCGGGAGCGTCTTCTCGAAGCCAATCCGGCCTCCGAACTGGAATTGCCCCGCCCGGTATCGACGGCCCTGCCGCGCGGCCTCTCCCGCGAGGAAATCGCCTCTCTCCTGGCCGTGCCCGACATCCGCGACCCGCTGGGAGTGCGTGACCGGGCCATCCTCGAAACCCTCTATGCCACCGGAATGCGTCGCCGGGAGCTGGTCATGCTCGACCTCGGCGACCTGGACCGCAACGAAGGCCTGATCCACATCCGTCACGGCAAAGGCGGCAAGGCCCGCTTCGTGCCCGTGGGAAGCCGGGCCGGGCAATGGCTGGAGACCTACCTCGAAGGATGCCGGGAAAGGCTGCTGGGGTCCGTGGGCGAGCAAGCCCTGTTCCTGACCGGCTACGGGGAACGCTTCAGCCCGAACTCCCTGGGCAACCTGGTGCGGCAATATCTCAAGGCGGCCGGAATCGACAAACCCGGCTGTTGCCACCTCCTGCGCCACAGCTGCGCCACCCACATGCACGAGAACGGGGCCGATATCCGCTACGTCCAGCAAATGCTCGGCCATGCCAAACTCGACACCACGCAGGTTTACACCCACGTCACCTTGTCCGCCCTGCGGGCCGTCCACGGCAAGACGCATCCCTCTTGCGGGGAGAGGATCACCGGAGAAGAGCGGTAA